Genomic DNA from Scomber scombrus chromosome 21, fScoSco1.1, whole genome shotgun sequence:
acagtcattataaagtagatgatcagcttctattgagcttcatcagtctgagttagtcatatcaagtggatatctgacacatttacagtctttttagcatcagattccctcttagtgtttcctgttgagctgtggtggaagtatagtaactaaaagagactttggtactaaaaacactgtaacgttgaaacatagaagatgaagatttgactcatttggacgactgaagcttcatattagcttcagagtTTTTAGTATAATCTGCATTACAAAATGATTGCATAATTGTAAATAATACATTAGGTTGTGTGAAATAACATTGacaacaatacaacacagtatgaaagaaaatgtaacagaacagaagggagaaaaagaaaacatatggaAAGACAGCacctacaaaaacaacaacaagaagaatAGATATAAgagaatgacaataaatatacaaGATTAGTTTGGAATCGCCGGTAAATCTAGTCGCTtaacatgagagaaaaaaaggattcaACATTGCCCAGAATTTATTTATCGACcccttcagtgtttgtttgattttttccaGCTTGATGCagtttaaaatatctttaatccAAAAGGCATGAGATAGAGGTGCACGAGATTTCCATCTGAGCAAGATTttcaaatcaacttttaaacacacttGTTACatagaaggaggactgtggatttagtcgtCCATCACTTcaattgtaaacattatgaagggatcttctaatggtcagtatgaacaggaggaatcattacagcaagaaaaacaagcttCAGTTACTTTAAGACTTAGAAAATTATGAACCCCATCTTTTTAAATCCTTCTCCGTCCACAGACTGGCTGCTGGATCGACGTCACTGTAATATGAAATGGCAGAGTGAGGTGAAAGAGATCAGAGAGAAGATCAACGCTGCCATCCAGGACATGCCTGAGAACGAGGAGATCAAGCAGCTTCTTTCTGGCTCCTGTAGGTCTCGCCAGTTTTTTACCTctcatcttttattattattagtactaCTACACTGAAGTCGCAGTAACATTTTACTCAGAGATAAATCCCTGATGAAATATCCAGACTGTTGCTTAACACTTATCACAGTTTTTAAGAAATGTCTAGACTCCTCAAAGACTCTTAACTATATCAGTTTTACTTGAATATAGCTGTAGTATTTCTCACTATTTAATACTTAAATCTACAATAGTACGTTCATTTTTTCTTGGGTCatacagaagaagaaaggagatgTGTCATTTTCTAAATCCAGATGTTAAAGCAACTCTTACTGACTCAGGAATACCTTAAAAACTACTTTTAAGTGCCGTCAAACAACATCTCAGGCTTTTAGAAGCAGAGTAGAAGTTTCTGGCAAACCTTCACCTGCTTCTAAGATGCACAGAGAAGGAATATAAAGTCTAAAAAGAggtcaaaactccagcaactgttgtattatatttatatagagcaaCTTTTACTGTTAGACCAATGCATTTTAAGTTTTGACCTCATTAGTCTCATTAAATATTGTCTTGGATTCCTATTTTTCTGACAGCTTTCTAACTCTAatacaatgataataaactaGAAAATCAGCCCTTTTTCTGTCTATGATTAATGGAATAAGTAGCctaatctttatttttctattgatAGATATTCACTACTTTCACTGCTTGAGGATAGTGGAGATACTGAGAGGAACAGAAGCTTCCTCTAAGAACATCTTTGGCAGATATTCATCTCAGAGGATGAAGGTGAGAAGCTGCTGCAAGCCGACACAaatccatgacatttgagataAGATTTGAGATtataattgtgttgtttttgttgttgtttacaggACTGGCAGGAGATCGTGACCCTGTATGAGGCAGATAATGTCTATTTGGGTGAGTGAAATTAAAAGATAAGACATATCCTAAAAGTTTAGGATCTATCTTTAATCTGAAACTGCTCCTTTTATATTTTGATCCACCAATTCACCAAGACCATTTTACCTGTTGTTAACTTCATCTCAGCATCCAATACACTGTCAGTTTTAATTTTATCTGTATTTTACATGAATGAAAGACTCTAATAAGCATTTTCCAACACTGAATCTGACACCCAGACTTGTTTTTGTTatccttacaaaaaaaaaacgtgaaGCTTGgaaaccaatcaatcaatcaatcaatctttatttgtatagcgccaaatcacaacaaagtcatctcaaggcactttacacatagagcaggttctaaaccgtactcttcaggttttaattttaaagagacccaacattcccacatgagcaagcacttagcgacaatggcaagaaaaaactcccttttaacaggaagaaacctcagaaccagactcaggctcaaagtgggcggccatctgcctcgaccggttggggcagaggggagagagagcaagaataggagagagagagaagcacatagaaattaaacattgaagctagaaggtccgggactggaatctgtcatccggacgtctacaggcccagattgtctgtgagacgagaaagcacagacaactccggggaagaagtttaggttattgaatgcattaatagtacatgaatgttaatggatatagatggatggatagagagagagagagagagaggagctcagtgcatcatggaggtaggagtcccccggcagtctaagcctatagcagcataaactaggagctggctaattataagctttatcaaaaagtaaagttttaagcctactcttaaaagtagagagggtgtctgccctccggaccgaatctgggagatggttccacaggagaggagcctgataactgaaggctctgcctcccattctacttttagagatacttaAACCAATGCTGATAcagatattagggagtaaacaAAAATCTGTTATCGATATACTGGCAAACAGAATATATAGATAAAcgccctttttttttgtaatgatccctcaaatgtaatgaaggtgtgatattttacagtttaacatcAGTGCACTAAAACAGTAAACGTATCTAGGAATTTAATTTGTACCTGTGGACCTTCAGTCTTAAGTGCAAtactatttattttagtttagttttttttaagacCATTCTCTAGTTTTTacaccattttattttattttattttaaactatttacTCCCCCTTTATGATTGTTTATGTTGTCTGTCCTATTGGTTTGTTATTGACTAGTGAACACATGTTTCAGATGTAACACTCCAAATCTCGTTGTATATTCTTGTACTATGACTATAAAAGCTTTCTATTCTATCTATGAATTTAATATAACTTAAAAGAATGTATATATATCggcacatattggacaacatatttaccaataccaatatatctgtgataccTGTCTCTACCAGCTCTAGAAACTAAAGAACTGcctttttatacatttctttaataaaaataaatctgccGTGTGTCCCAGCGGAGGTTGCCAGCCTGCTGAGCCGCAACGTGAGCTACGAAGGTCCGGCTCTGAGGAAGCAGCTGGCTAAAgcccagcagctgcagcaggagctgAGCAGGAGGGAGGTGGAGTGTCAGAGCTCAGCCGCAGACCTGAGGGAGCGCTACTACACCGCCTGCAAACAGTACGGCATCAGagtgagtgcacacacacacacacacacacacacacacacacacacacacacacacacacacacacacacacactacagatCATTAAAACCCTGTGCAACACTCAGAAGGATGTGAGACAGATGAAAAGACACAAAGCTCGTCCACACGCCTTCATCATGCAGTTATTtgacttctttctttttgcttcttcttcttcttccagggAGATAACGTCCCTCGTGAGCTGCAAGCGCTGGTCAAAGACTTACCGGCCGTTCTTGACGAAGTCGGCAAGGACACAGCGAAGTTAGACAAGCACATCCAACTTTACACCGCTTTCACCAACTTTGTATGCGAGTGGTGAGTATAAAATCAATACTGATAACTGAACACTGTTCAAAACCAGTGTTACAAAGTACTTATTGATAGTTCTGATAAAAGTACAACAGGCAATTAATATTATAAAGGATCAAATTATAACACAGTAAAACCAACATTAGTCAAAACCATAAAATAGAGATAAAATATAGAATTGAAGACTATAAAAAGGATGAAATTGAGGATCTCAGGCAGCATTGAAGCTCATATGACACTAATAAGTCTATAATATACACTCACCTGCCTCTTTATTAGGTTCACCTGTGCAATGTAATTCAATCCAATAACAGcaactctgctttaaattctacttttatgtattttatatagttatatagtctactttatgtttattattgagctcatagtgggtgatggaggtgtattaggatgcattttatattaaatggtgttcctaatattttgtccaccccattaacatacatgagaggggcaaaataataggaacacctgtcaatataatgcacctgaGTACACCTCCATCACTTAGTACGaccttaataataaacataaagtagaattatcacctttttttgACATGTTATCTAATGAAGAGGCCAGTAAGTGTAGTTAGGACacaatatatacacaataaatCTCTTGTGAAAGTGTATGAGTGCACATTCATTAcagcaggtttttaaaaagtataaaactcTTAAAATAAAGCCTCTCTGTTCTGTAtaactatctttttttttgggtcacATGTTCTGCTATTTGCAGGTCCGACTCGGTCCTGCCTCTGCTCACATTTGCCCAGAAGAAGGGAAACGCGACGTTTTATGAATGGAGAACAGGGAACGCCCCTACGGTCGTTGAGAGGCCCGTTGTAGAGGATGCAGCTCCTGATACAGTCACAGACGACACGGTTGGTTGTAGTTATCTTAAATCTATCTTTTTAAAGAAGCTTTTTATGTTAGATCTAAATTAACAAACCCTTTAgtaaagggtttttttcttttttctaaattaatacatttgtgcATCTGTCCTGCATCTGATAAATTAGGCCTTAAATTTAATTACCACAGCTACTGAACAGATTTCATTGTTAGGATGTTTGTATAATGCAGCTGCAGGACTTTTTACCTAATGTGAGTTATTAAACAAATGTCAGAATAGGTCAAAGAAATCTTTTTCACTGCtgatttttgtcttatttgtgtttctCCTGCTCCAGATTGATTGGGGTGACTTTGGTGCAGGAGCAGACAGTCAGGGTGTCACCTCTGCCATCACAGTGGAGGACGGGGTCGACTGGGGAATCAGTCTGGAGCCGAGCTCGGAGGTAAGACACCTGTTAACACATTAACATCTTCAGTTTATACGCATAGATTTAGCTCATCTTTAACTGTTAATATCTAGATATTGAAATAAGTAAGAACAATCTCTACAGAAAAAGTACCAATTATaggttaaatgttattaaatcaACATTACATTTAGGTCAATGATGGgatttttgtgtccatgtggtttagtcaaatttaaaggggttaaaatgtgaaaataaacgtatgaataactttcCACACATTCCTTTTTtatggacccagcatcaaatttctgcttttaatccattttgagagaatatattagaggattatggcaaaaatgtctaagtggtgtaaccataaaaactttgtaccaaataattcaacttgcttaaaaacagtaaattctcaataaaacaccatatcaactagtttggcatgatcttacattataactttatattaaataaaggtaatggaatacaattgttctaaatattacatttactctggtaaccatggagatcaggaaacatttacattatttaaatgaagtcattattagtataagcccacttaaatacactgtaggtgataagatatttaatatttatcattcttttgtggttacaccatttgacattttcaggagcattcagtcttacttttggtaaaaaaaatggtgcaaatgtcatttcaaatgatataaaaccaacaaaaatactaaatgtacattttaacaaacctgatgctgcttttaaaactatcttttaacatatttttgaattgctcatctctccaacctttatttgtcactgacccatgaACGATATATAACTTTCTGTCGTCCTCCTTCAACAGGACGCTGGTGCAGGCAGTATCGACTGGGGTGACAGTGATGAAACTCCCATTGAAATTGAAATCGTAGATGCGGGCACAGACTGTGAGTACTTCGACATTTTGCCTTCAGCCAAAACTTCTCAGGTGTTAAAA
This window encodes:
- the cdk5rap3 gene encoding CDK5 regulatory subunit-associated protein 3, with the protein product MENIKNLPIDIQTSKLLDWLLDRRHCNMKWQSEVKEIREKINAAIQDMPENEEIKQLLSGSYIHYFHCLRIVEILRGTEASSKNIFGRYSSQRMKDWQEIVTLYEADNVYLAEVASLLSRNVSYEGPALRKQLAKAQQLQQELSRREVECQSSAADLRERYYTACKQYGIRGDNVPRELQALVKDLPAVLDEVGKDTAKLDKHIQLYTAFTNFVCEWSDSVLPLLTFAQKKGNATFYEWRTGNAPTVVERPVVEDAAPDTVTDDTIDWGDFGAGADSQGVTSAITVEDGVDWGISLEPSSEDAGAGSIDWGDSDETPIEIEIVDAGTDCPDGVARGEDALSILENFQSRSQFIDELMELEIFLTQRISEMKEEADVVAMSQFQQAPSIIQGQSREHVQKMLSVVQDLVGRLTSLRMQHLFMIHASPRYVERVSEVLRQKLKQADILVLKGTTMVERRQEALEEQSRLEPRVDLLGGRTRELQKQIEADISKRYHSRPVNLMGVNI